One stretch of Daphnia pulicaria isolate SC F1-1A chromosome 8, SC_F0-13Bv2, whole genome shotgun sequence DNA includes these proteins:
- the LOC124310759 gene encoding tyrosine-protein phosphatase Lar-like isoform X4, whose product MERSGRRPWLWFLTCLTLVSLFQLMQCAADDPPEIVERPKDVAVRSGGIAAFYCRARGEPTPQLSWRKNGRKVSPQSPRYLVIPQPSMSVLRIDSAKAGKDDAKYECVAENGVGDAVVASATLSIYPETDLPSGFPRITSWPAQLPVVEKGRTHLLECGASGIPEPSISWIRDMVPVNLSNPRYQQIASDSKSKGSLQITNSEEEDQGKYECVAENSLGIEISNVSTLHVRVRRVPPYFSMPLQSIHEVKPGSSLNITCVAGGSPMPYVKWRKGLEDLEPEHSLPIGRNILVLEDIQESANYTCVASSKLGQVENTTFVRVEELPYAPSNVRISEITATSVHISWHYDGPPSEAVEFVIQYKPKLAAASEPSEVVGLKTNYYTVQGLNPFTEYEFYVVAVSAIGRGLASTATFVTTGETADPTYGGPKPGSAPKNVQVRPLSSTTMVIQWEEPDTPNGQVIGYKVFYTMNPGMPIASWDSQVVDHNPLTTISDLTPHTIYTIRVQAETSVGGGPLSTPVQVKTQHGVPSQPTGLRAIDVSATSVSLEWARPHHTGENVNSYELYWNDTFTKEKHHRPLPVSETYVLNGLQPNTLYYIWLAAKSKRGEGATTPPIPVRTDQYVPTAPPENVRAEPEDSSSVRVMWSPPPVDKQNGHISHYKLYYVEASRPDKEAIEMMLKSPLQDGTEFKLEELKKWTQYRIWLLAGTVVGDGPPSESITVRTQEDDSVIVPGDPQKVAVVSVNSTSIRVEWKPPVEKEQYGIIRGYQIHVQEVDAKDAVVGQPLRYDVGAVEEYTIGGLQPDTSYSIQVAALTRKGDGARSAPKKATTPGGVPNRPAVNLKIVKEEPTVSVEVAWSRPTQSYGELKGYRLRYGPKDTSGMPASDNNMIELALDGTQVQHRLIEGLERGLEYEFRVAGRNHIGFGQEAVQVLPTPEGAPSGPPTNITYRFQTPDVVVIRWDVPALEHRNGRVTGYLIQFYKKVDNSVVTERNVSGSMGKAVFTSLEENMDYEFRIYARTNKGSGPFSDRVLFRTERDIVRAPMTVRAMATSFSSVEVWWETVPGRGKVIGYTVFYTMTAVDDLDEWQQKSVPVTGSCELSNLERNSQYAVTVAARTKSGYGRLSDKVTVTVKPEDVPTELRAHSVSTHSMSLSWQQPIRLNPISYKVTFDAVKEFVDSQGITQTQVISPQTSILSQDTLTFSVNELSPFTTYNVNVSAVPPDRSYRPPARITVTTQMAAPLPMVKPDFYGVLNGEEITVILPQASEEYGPISHYLLVVVPEDKRSEHKQPDQFMNSDLIQANSHAGGGGGGGGGGVGGGQQGHGNLKAGTMKPSEERVQPYVAAKFLRRNVPYTFLLGNGEEFEGMLNRKLDKMMRYRVFLRAVVDTPHKHLYTSSPFSDYLALDMREAPAGELPQRPNPNVGNVDSSYVPIPSETEEAGLLWIALATSAVVFVILLVIVTVVCSRKKRRSPKSSDHSSVTKPLMGGVGLADASLSAGGAGAAGASTAVNDPVELRRLNFQTPGMASHPPIIIHDISLHIDTLKMNDNLKFSQEYESIETGQQFTWEHSNAEINKPKNRYANVIAYDHSRIILEQVPGVPGSDYINGNFCDGYRKRDAYIATQGPLPESFADFWRMCWEQKTSTIVMMTRLEERARIKCDQYWPSRGSDTYGVVSVMITDVQELATYCVRTFQLHRLGTSEHREIKQLQFTAWPDHGVPDHPAPFLQFLKRVRALNSAEAGPMIVHCSAGVGRTGAFIVIDSMLERLRYENTIDVYGHVTVLRAQRNYMVQTEDQYIFIHDALLEAVTCGDTEIPARSLHAHLQSLMQPCVRGDSGTLSSMTGMQQEFKKLAGIRTHPGRFVSASLPVNKPKNRLVNVLPYESTRVILQPMRGVEGSDYINASFVDGYRYRNAYVATQGPLAETTEDFWRMLWEHNSTIVVMLTKLQEMGQEKCHQYWPSDRSIRYQYVVVEPVTEYNMPQYILREFKMTDARDGQSRTVRQFQFTDWPEEGVPKSGEGFIEFLGQVHKTKEQFGQEGPITVHCSAGVGRTGVFITLSIDLERMQYEGVVDVFQTVRILRTQRPAMVQTEDQYQFCYRSALEYLGSFDHYAGCD is encoded by the exons atccGCCCGAGATTGTGGAGCGACCGAAAGACGTTGCCGTTCGTTCGGGAGGAATCGCCGCGTTTTACTGCCGGGCCCGAGGAGAACCGACGCCTCAACTCTCATGGCGCAAAAACGGACGCAAG GTTTCCCCGCAATCGCCGCGCTACCTGGTGATCCCGCAGCCGTCCATGTCGGTCCTGCGGATCGACTCGGCCAAGGCGGGCAAGGACGACGCCAAATACGAGTGCGTGGCCGAGAACGGAGTCGGAGACGCCGTCGTCGCATCCGCCACCTTATCCATCTACCCAG AAACGGATTTGCCCTCTGGATTTCCGCGCATCACGTCGTGGCCGGCTCAATTACCCGTCGTGGAAAAGGGGCGGACTCATCTCCTGGAATGCGGAGCTTCCGGCATTCCGGAGCCGTCCATCTCTTGGATTCGTGACATGGTGCCCGTCAATCTCTCGAATCCGCGCTACCAGCAAATCGCTTCCGACTCGAAATCCAAAG GTTCGCTGCAAATCACCAACAGCGAAGAAGAGGATCAAGGCAAATACGAATGCGTGGCCGAGAACTCGCTGGGCATTGAAATATCGAACGTGTCGACGCTGCACGTCAGAG TGCGCCGTGTTCCGCCCTACTTTTCGATGCCGCTGCAATCGATCCACGAGGTCAAGCCCGGCTCGTCGCTCAACATCACTTGTGTGGCCGGCGGCTCGCCCATGCCGTACGTCAAGTGGCGCAAAGGCCTGGAGGACCTGGAGCCGGAGCATTCACTGCCCATTGGCCGCAACATCCTCGTCTTGGAAGACATACAAGAGTCGGCCAATTACACTTGCGTCGCTTCCAGCAAGCTGGGCCAAGTGGAAAACACGACATTTGTCCGCGTCGAAG AACTGCCGTACGCGCCGTCCAACGTCCGCATTTCCGAGATAACGGCCACTTCGGTGCACATCAGCTGGCACTACGACGGGCCGCCGAGCGAGGCCGTCGAGTTTGTGATCCAGTACAAGCCGAAATTGGCGGCGGCCTCTGAGCCTTCGGAAGTGGTCGGCCTCAAGACCAACTACTACACGGTGCAGGGACTCAACCCGTTCACTGAATACGAGTTCTACGTCGTGGCTGTCAGCGCCATCGGCCGTGGTCTGGCCAGCACGGCCACCTTCGTCACCACGGGAGAAACAG CCGATCCCACATACGGAGGACCAA AGCCCGGATCTGCCCCTAAAAACGTGCAAGTGAGACCGTTGAGCTCGACGACGATGGTGATCCAGTGGGAAGAGCCCGACACGCCCAACGGCCAAGTGATT GGCTACAAAGTGTTTTACACGATGAACCCGGGGATGCCGATCGCGTCGTGGGACTCGCAGGTGGTGGACCACAACCCGCTGACGACCATCAGCGACTTGACGCCGCACACGATTTACACGATCCGCGTGCAGGCGGAGACGAGCGTCGGCGGCGGACCGCTGTCGACGCCCGTCCAGGTCAAGACCCAGCACGGCGTGCCCAGCCAACCGACGGGACTGAGGGCCATCGACGTCTCGGCCACTTCGGTCTCGCTCGAATGGGCACGACCTCATCACACGGgcgaaaatgtcaacagctACGAACTCTACTGGAACGACACGTTCACCAAA GAGAAACATCATCGGCCTCTGCCCGTCAGTGAAACGTATGTCCTCAACGGCCTCCAACCCAACACGCTCTATTACATTTGGCTGGCGGCCAAATCGAAACGCGGCGAAGGGGCCACCACCCCGCCGATCCCCGTACGAACCGACCAATACG TGCCGACAGCGCCGCCTGAGAATGTGCGGGCCGAGCCGGAGGACAGCAGTTCGGTGCGGGTCATGTGGAGTCCGCCGCCGGTGGACAAGCAGAACGGCCACATTTCCCACTACAAGCTGTATTACGTGGAGGCCAGCCGGCCGGACAAGGAGGCCATTGAGATGATGCTCAAGAGTCCGTTGCAGGACGGGACGGAATTCAAACTGGAGGAGCTCAAGAAATGGACCCAGTACCGCATTTGGCTCCTGGCCGGCACCGTGGTCGGAGACGGCCCTCCGTCCGAGTCCATCACCGTTCGAACCCAAGAAGATG ACTCCGTCATTG TTCCCGGCGATCCGCAGAAAGTGGCCGTCGTTTCGGTCAACTCGACGTCGATCCGAGTCGAGTGGAAACCGCCCGTCGAAAAGGAACAGTACGGCATCATCCGCGGATACCAAATTCACGTCCAGGAAGTCGACGCAAAG GATGCCGTTGTTGGCCAGCCGTTGCGATACGACGTCGGCGCCGTTGAGGAATACACGATCGGCGGTCTCCAGCCGGACACGTCCTACTCGATCCAGGTGGCCGCACTCACCCGTAAAGGCGACGGGGCTCGTTCAGCTCCCAAGAAAGCGACGACGCCCGGCGGCGTCCCCAACCGCCCGGCCGTCAACCTCAAAATCGTCAAGGAAGAGCCGACCGTCAGCGTCGAAGTGGCCTGGAGCCGGCCCACTCAGTCGTATGGCGAGCTGAAAGGCTACCGGCTGCGTTACGGACCCAAGGACACGTCGGGCATGCCGGCCAGCGACAACAACATGATCGAGCTGGCCCTGGACGGAACGCAAGTCCAGCACCGACTCATTGAAGGCCTCGAGCGCGGATTGGAGTACGAATTCCGGGTAGCCGGACGCAATCACATCGGCTTCGGCCAGGAAGCTGTCCAGGTTCTGCCGACGCCGGAAGGGGCCCCGTCGGGTCCGCCGACCAACATCACGTACCGTTTCCAGACGCCCGACGTGGTGGTCATCCGCTGGGACGTCCCGGCCCTGGAGCACCGCAACGGCCGAGTGACGGGCTACCTGATTCAATTCTACAAGAAGGTGGACAACAGCGTCGTGACGGAGCGCAACGTGTCGGGCTCGATGGGCAAGGCCGTCTTCACTTCGCTGGAGGAGAACATGGACTACGAATTCCGCATCTACGCCCGGACCAACAAAGGATCGGGTCCGTTCAGCGACCGCGTCCTCTTCCGGACGGAGCGTGACATTGTCCGGGCGCCCATGACGGTCCGCGCCATGGCCACTTCCTTCTCTTCTGTCGAGGTGTGGTGGGAAACGGTGCCCGGCCGGGGCAAGGTCATCGGCTACACGGTCTTCTACACGATGACGGCCGTCGACGACCTGGACGAGTGGCAGCAGAAATCGGTGCCCGTGACGGGCTCTTGCGAGCTGTCCAACCTGGAGCGCAATTCCCAGTACGCGGTGACGGTGGCGGCCCGGACCAAGTCGGGCTACGGCCGTCTGTCGGACAAGGTGACGGTGACGGTCAAGCCGGAAGACGTTCCGACTGAGCTGCGGGCCCACTCTGTCAGCACCCACTCGATGTCGCTGTCGTGGCAGCAGCCGATCCGGCTCAACCCCATCAGCTACAAGGTGACGTTCGACGCCGTCAAGGAGTTTGTCGACTCGCAGGGCATCACTCAGACGCAGGTCATCAGCCCGCAGACGTCGATCCTGTCGCAGGACACGCTGACCTTTTCCGTCAACGAGCTCTCGCCCTTCACCACATACAACGTCAACGTCAGCGCCGTGCCGCCCGACCGCTCCTACCGGCCGCCGGCCCGCATCACCGTCACCACTCAGATGGCGGCCCCGCTGCCCATGGTCAAGCCGGACTTTTACGGCGTCCTCAACGGCGAGGAGATCACGGTCATCCTGCCGCAGGCCTCGGAGGAGTACGGACCCATCAGCCACTACCTGCTGGTCGTCGTGCCGGAAGACAAGCGCAGCGAGCACAAGCAGCCGGACCAGTTTATGAACAGCGATTTGATCCAGGCCAACAGTCACGCCGGAGGTggaggtggtggcggtggtggaggCGTCGGTGGGGGACAGCAGGGTCACGGCAATCTCAAGGCCGGCACGATGAAACCGTCGGAGGAGCGGGTGCAGCCCTACGTGGCGGCCAAGTTCCTGCGCCGCAACGTGCCCTACACTTTCCTGCTGGGCAACGGCGAGGAGTTTGAGGGTATGCTCAACCGCAAACTGGACAAGATGATGCGCTACCGGGTCTTCCTCCGGGCCGTCGTCGACACGCCCCACAAGCACCTCTACACGTCGAGTCCGTTCTCCGACTACCTGGCGCTGGACATGCGCGAAGCACCCGCCGGCGAACTGCCGCAGCGGCCCAACCCCAACGTGGGCAACGTGGACTCGTCGTACGTGCCCATCCCGTCCGAGACGGAGGAAGCCGGCCTCCTGTGGATCGCCCTGGCCACTTCGGCCGTCGTCTTCGTCATCCTGCTGGTCATCGTGACCGTCGTCTGCTCGCGCAAGAAGCGCCGCTCGCCCAAATCGTCTGACCACTCGTCCGTCACCAAGCCGCTGATGGGCGGCGTCGGTCTGGCCGACGCCTCCCTGTCGGCCGGCGGGGCCGGAGCCGCCGGAGCCTCAACGGCCGTCAACGACCCTGTGGAACTGCGTCGGCTCAACTTCCAGACGCCGGGCATGGCCTCCCACCCGCCCATCATCATCCACGACATTTCGCTGCACATCGACACCCTGAAGATGAACGACAATCTCAAGTTCTCGCAGGAGTACGAGTCGATTGAGACGGGCCAACAGTTCACGTGGGAGCACTCGAACGCCGAGATCAACAAGCCCAAGAACCGCTACGCCAACGTCATCGCCTACGACCACTCGCGCATCATTTTGGAGCAGGTGCCGGGCGTGCCCGGCAGCGACTACATCAACGGCAACTTTTGCGACGGCTACCGCAAGAGGGACGCGTACATCGCGACCCAGGGGCCGCTGCCCGAGTCGTTCGCCGACTTTTGGCGCATGTGCTGGGAGCAGAAGACGTCGACCATCGTCATGATGACGCGGCTGGAGGAGCGGGCCCGCATCAAATGCGACCAGTACTGGCCCAGCCGTGGCTCGGACACGTACGGCGTTGTCAGCGTCATGATCACGGACGTCCAGGAGCTGGCCACCTACTGCGTCCGCACCTTCCAGCTCCACCGGCTGGGCACCAGCGAACACCGCGAGATCAAGCAGCTCCAGTTCACGGCCTGGCCGGATCACGGCGTGCCCGACCACCCGGCCCCTTTCCTCCAGTTCCTCAAGCGAGTCAGGGCCCTGAATTCGGCCGAGGCCGGCCCCATGATCGTCCACTGCAGCGCCGGCGTCGGCCGGACGGGCGCCTTCATCGTCATCGACTCGATGCTGGAGCGTCTGCGCTACGAGAACACGATCGACGTCTACGGCCACGTGACGGTCCTCCGCGCCCAGCGCAACTACATGGTCCAGACGGAGGACCAATACATCTTCATCCACGACGCCCTGCTGGAGGCGGTCACGTGCGGCGACACGGAGATCCCGGCCCGCTCGCTCCACGCCCACCTGCAGAGTCTGATGCAGCCGTGCGTGCGCGGCGACTCTGGCACCCTGTCCAGCATGACGGGCATGCAGCAGGAGTTCAAGAAGCTGGCCGGCATCCGGACGCATCCGGGCCGCTTTGTCAGCGCCAGCCTGCCCGTCAACAAGCCCAAGAACCGGCTGGTCAACGTGTTGCCCTACGAGTCGACGCGGGTGATCCTGCAGCCGATGCGCGGAGTGGAGGGCAGCGACTACATCAACGCCAGCTTCGTCGACGGCTACCGCTACCGCAACGCCTACGTGGCCACCCAGGGGCCGCTGGCCGAGACGACCGAGGACTTTTGGCGCATGTTGTGGGAGCACAACTCGACCATCGTCGTCATGCTGACCAAACTGCAGGAGATGGGCCAGGAGAAGTGCCACCAGTACTGGCCGTCGGACCGATCCATCCGCTACCAGTACGTCGTGGTGGAGCCCGTCACCGAGTACAACATGCCGCAGTACATCCTGCGCGAGTTCAAGATGACGGATGCCAGGGACGGACAGTCGAGGACGGTGCGCCAGTTCCAGTTCACCGACTGGCCGGAGGAGGGCGTGCCCAAGTCGGGCGAGGGCTTCATCGAATTCCTGGGCCAGGTCCACAAGACCAAGGAGCAGTTTGGCCAGGAGGGACCCATCACGGTCCACTGCAGCGCCGGCGTCGGCCGCACCGGCGTCTTCATCACGCTCAGCATCGACTTGGAGCGGATGCAGTACGAAGGCGTCGTCGACGTCTTCCAGACGGTCCGCATCTTGCGCACCCAGAGGCCGGCCATGGTCCAGACGGAG GATCAGTACCAGTTCTGCTACCGGTCGGCGCTGGAATATCTGGGCTCGTTCGACCACTACGCCGGATGCGACTGA